The region TGGGAGGTTGTATTCCCAGTCTGAAAGCGGTTTTAACCTGACTGAGATCTCCATACACCAGCAGTTGAGACTGTGGGGAACAAGGAAAAATGCTGTAGAGGAAGCTTTACTTAAAAAATCTGCCTTTGAGTATATGTTTGATTTTTACAGAAATCAGATAGCTGGTGAGGTTTACAAAAAGTTTTATGAAGCCCTTTACTACAGGGAGCTTTTAAAAATAAAAGAGGAGAACCTGAATATAGTAAAGTCCTTTTACGATTTTGTTAGGAAGAATTATGAGCTTGGGGAGGAGACAAAGTTAAACCTTTTCAGGGCTGAGAAGGATCTTAAGATAGCCCAGCTTGAACTTGATCAGGTTAAAACAGAGTTCCAGATAAGACTAAAAGAGCTTTCAGGTACAGTTGGAAGAGAGGTCAGAAGTGTAGAAGGAGATCTAAAGGTTATAAAAGATATAAAGGATCTTCAGATAGATCAGCTTCCTGAGATAAAGTATCTGGAAAAACTTAAGGAATCTGTAGAAAAAGCTGTTTTAGTTCAGAAAGGTCTTGCAAAACCGCAGATAGGCGTTGAGCTGATAGCAGGTGAGGATGCAGCAGAACTTGGGAAGTATGAGTTTGGTATAGGTATATCAACAACCCTCCCTGTGTTTTACAGAAATGAAGGTGAGATTATAAAGCTTGTCGGTACAAAAAACAGTATCTTACAGAAGATAAAACAGAGGAAGCTCATATACAGATCAAAGATTGAAGGTCTGAAACAGAAGTATGCGATCCTCAGATCACAGCTTAAAGATATTGACAGTAAGATAATCCCTTCACTTTCAGATGCTCTAAACCTTGGGAAGAAAAGCTTTAAGCTCAAGGTAATAACACTTTTTGAGCTTTCTGATTTAAGAAAGCAGTATATAGAGGCTTTAGTTTACAGAGCTCAACTTCTAAATGAGATACACCAGGCTTACGGAGAATACATAAAAATAGGAGGAATAAGATGAGATCAATACTTTACTTTCTGATATCTTTCCTTGGTTTATCTTTTATCGCCTTTGCAGGTGGAGGACATGGACATGGAGACCTTGGAGAAGGGGAGTTTGAACTGAGTAAGGAGATAGTTGAAAAACTGAATATAAAATGGGATCTGGTTAAAGAGAGGGAGATTTCCTTAAAAAGGAAGTATCCTGCTGTTGTAAAGGATGATCTTACACTATCAGAAGCTGTTTACTCACCTGTTGAAGGTATCGTTAAAAAGCTATTTGTAAAGGAAGGAGATCCTGTTAAAAAAGGTCAGAAACTTGCACTTATATACTCACCTGAGATAAGGAAGCTCATAGCTGATATAAAACTTGCACAGGTAAAAGTCAGAAATCTTAAGGCTGTTTATGAGAGGGAGAAGAAGCTATATGAAGCTGAAGTGATACCATACGGTAGATTTTTTACAGCAAAGATAAATTATGAGAACGCTTTAGGTGAGCTTAACGCACTCAAGGAATCTCTCAGAGCTTACGGGGAGATAGAAGGAACATACCTTGTTCTCAAATCTCATATGGACGGGTATGTTGCCGTTCAGAATGTTGTTCTTGGAGATAGTGTTGATCTTTCAAAACAGCTTTTCAAGATACACTCCCATGAAAAACTGTGGGTTGTTGCACTGGTTCCCGTTGGGGAGACAGGAATTTTCAAGGAAGGAATGAATGTTGATATCCTTTCTCCACTTGGGAAAACAAAAGGTTTCGTAGATTTCATAAGTCATAAGGTAGACCCTGAAACCAAGAGAAATGAGGTGAGAATCATAGGTGATAACTCAAATGACACATTAAAACCAAATATGTTTGTTGATGTTCTGGTGAAAAAGAAGAAGGTAAAAGGGATTTTTATACCTGAAAAGGCTGTTGTCCTTAAGGATGGAAAGTTCTATGTTTTCCAGAAGGAAAACAGTCATGTCTCACCTGTGGAGGTTGTGTTAGGTGAAAAGATAGATGGCTTTTACAGACTTATAGATGGTTTACATGAAGGTGATCAGATAATAGTTGAAGGTGTCTCTTTTCTGAAAAGCAGATTTTTAGCTGAAGTTGAAGGACATTAAGGGAGGAAAAGATGATTAGATGGATACTTCAGTATAGATTACTTGTTATTTTTGCCCTTATAGGTGTTATCTCTTACGGTTATTACTCATTTAAAACTATCCCTGTTGATACATTTCCTGATCCAACACCATTACAGGTAAATATATACACGGAAGCACCCGGTTACTCTGCAGAGGAGGTTGAGGCTCTCATAACAAAAAAGATAGAAACTGTTATGTCCGGGATAAAGGATGTTGAGAAGGTAAGGAGTACATCTATACCTGGTCTTTCCTATGTTGCGATATTCTTCAAAGACGGAACGGATATCTACTTTGATAGAAGACTTGTTATGGAAAAACTCCCTGAGGCCCAGAGTCAGCTTCCCCCAGGTATCGTTCCTATTATGGGGCCTAACACTTCAGGACTTGGAAATGTTCTTATATACGCGCTTATCACTGAGAACAATAAGTACTCTCTAACAGATCTAAGGGCGATCCAGGAATGGCTTATAAAACCTATACTTAAATCTATAGACGGTGTTGAGGATATATCACAGTGGGGTCCTGAAAAGGCATACCTTATTAAGCCAGATCCTGAAAAACTTATACAGTACGATCTCACACTTGGAGATATATTTGAGGCTGTTGAGAGAAACGGCGGTCTTGCAGGTGGTGGATACACAAAGACACCTGAGGGAGATCTTGTTGTAAGAGCCGTTGCAAGTATAACAGAAATAGATCAGATAAAGGAGATCCCTGTAAAGGTAGATCACGGAACTGTTATAAGAGTAAAGGATCTGGCTGTTGTTGAGGAAGGTGAAGTTCCCCAGAGAAGAGGTGCATTCACACTCAATGGAGAGGAAGTTCAGGGTAATATCGTTCTTAAAAGGGTTCACACAAACACAAAAGAGCTTATAAAAAAACTTAAAGCTGAGATAGAAAAGATAAACAGTGAGGTTCTACCGGAGGATGTAAAGATAGTCATACTTTACGATCAGTCTTATCTCACAGACAAAGCACTTTCAACGATAGAAAAGGCATTACTTGAAGGTATAATTCTTGTTTCAATAGCTATGATGATATTCCTCTGGAATGTAAGGGCTGCTGTTTTAGTTATTCTATCAATCCCTTTTACACTTCTGATAGCATTTGCCGTTATGAAAAATCTCGGACTTACCGCTGATCTTATGTCACTTGGAGGTCTTGCTATAGGACTTGGTCTTTTTGCTGATGCTACAGTTGTTGTTATAGAGAATATATTCAGACATTTAAGTCATGCTAAAAACAGGGTGAATAATAAAGAGGTAAAACTTGAAATTATTAAGTTATCAGTTCAGGAGATAACAAGACCTGTATTCTTTGCGATAATCATAATAATGGTTGTTTTCCTTCCTATCTTCAGTTTTGAGTCTGTTGAAGGTAAATACTTCAAGCCCCTTGCCTTAACCATAATAGTTGCCCTTGCTGCATCTCTCCTTGTTGCATATGTCTCAATGCCTGTTCTCGCTTACTTTGGTCTGAAACCAGGATCAGAAAAGAATGTTGTTATGGATTTTATAGAGAAGATCTATATAACAGTCCTGAAAGGGGCGATGAAAATAGGTCTTCCACTGTTTGTTGCAACGGTTATTCTTTTTGGTTTTTCTGTATATCTTCTCACGAAAGTGGGAACAGAGTTCACACCTGAGCTTGATGAGGGAGCTGTATTACTTGAGGTTTTTCTGGATACTAACATATCGAGGGAGGAAGCTAAGAAGATAGCAAATGTTATTGAGGAAAGGGCAAAATCCTTTGATGTTGTTACAAATGCGTTCACAACGGTAGGAAGGGCTGAGAAAGGTGAGGTTACAGATGTTTCATACTTTGAGGTATGGATACTTCTAAAGCCGTACAGGGAATGGAAAAGTATGAAAACGAGAAAGGAGTTTGAGGAGGCTTTAAGGGAGAAGTTACATGATCTGCCTGTAGCAGGACTTGTTTTCACACAGCCGATTGCTATGAGGATAGAGGAGCTTCTATCCGGAGTCAGGGCTATGATAGCTGTTAAGGTTTTTGGTGAGGATCTTAATGAGATAAATAGGATAGCCATGAAGGTTGAGGAGGTAGCAACAAAGATACCAGGTGCTGTTGATGTTGAAACGGAGATACAGTCTGGAAGGCTCCAGCTCCAGATTATACCGAAGTACGATCAGCTTTACAAATACGGATATGATGTCCAGAGATTGTTAGACCTTGTAGGCGAGTATATGGCTGGTGTTGAGGTGAATGAGTTCAGAAAAGAGCTTATCAGCTTCCCCGTTATGATAAAACTTCCTGAGGACACGCTTGATAATATTGAAAAGATAAAAAATATTCCTCTTTTCAGGAAGGATGATGGAACACTGCTCAGGCTTCAGGATGTGGCAGATGTTAGAATAGTCCCTGGATTTTCAAAGATCAGACATGAGAACGGGCTCAGGTATGCTCTTGTTCAGATGAATCTTGAAGGAAGAGATCTTGGAGGTTTTATAAGGGAGCTTGAGGCAAAGATAAAGGAGGAGATAAAGCTTCCTGAAGGATATTTCATAAAGTTTGCAGGACAGTTTGAGAATCAGGAAAGGGCTATGAAGAGACTCTCTATAGTCGTTCCTATAGCTATCCTTCTGATATTTGTTCTCCTTTATATAAATTACAACTCTGTAAGGGATTCTCTCCTGATAATGTTAAATGTTCCGTTTGCGACAATTGGAGGTATATTAGCCCTATATATATCAGGTTTTCATCTTTCAGTTCCGGCAGCGATAGGTTTTATAGCCGTATTTGGTATAGCAACGCTTAACGGTGTTGTTCTAGTTTCATACATAAGGCAGATGCTTGATGAGGGCTTTGATATTGAGGAATCAATAAACAGAGCCACAAAGCTAAGATTAAGACCTATACTTATAACGGCAACAGCTGCATCCCTTGGTCTTCTCCCTATACTCTTTACACAGGATATAGGTTCAGAGATACAGAAACCTATAGCTGTTGTTGTGATAGGAGGTATATTCACATCAACATTCTTAACATTAATACTTCTGCCTATAGTTTATAAGATCGTTTACAGACTGACACAGAAGGCCTAAAAAGACTCCCTTCCTTCCGGAGGGAAGGGAGTCTAAATTTAAAAATATCAATAATAAGGAGGATACGATGGAGTTACTATCACAGTTACACCCACCGATGGTTCATTTTGCTATAGCACTTGTGATGATAGGTGTGTTTTTTGATATAGCAGGTTTTGTTCTAAAGAAGGATCATCTTAAACATGCAGGTTTCTGGACTATAGTTTTTGGTATGCTTGCAGTATGGGGAGCAGCATTTACAGGTCATCAGGCAGAGGAGCTCGTTGAGGAAGCCATAAAAGGAACAGCAGCTTACGAACTTCTTGAGAAACATGAGGAGATAGGGGAGATACTGCCCTGGGCTGTAACTGTATTGGGTCTTTTAAGGATATATCTGTTTTTCAAAAGTAAGGATCTATTATTTATCGTTTACCTGATCGCAGGTATTGTTGTAGCAGGTGTTATAGGTCTTCAGGGAAGAATAGGTGGAAAACTTGTTTATGAACATGGCGTTGGGGTGAAAGGAAAAGGTGTCCAGATACAGGAAAAGTACCACAACCATGAAGATGAAGAGTAATGATAAGTTATATTAAGAAAGGTATAGGATTTGGTCTGACTTCAGGTGTGATCACAACCTTAGGTATGCTGATCGGACTTTCTGCTATATCTGAATCAAAAGCTATCATCGTTGGTGGTATAATCTCCATCGCTATAGCTGATGCTGCTTCTGACGCACTTGGGATACATATAGCCGAGGAATCTCACGAGAAATCAGAGGCAAGACATATATGGACAGCTACTATCTCAACATTCATCTCAAAGTTTGTTATAGCCTCTTCATTTCTTGTCCCTCTTCTTTTTCTTGATATGAGGCTTGCCGTTCCTGTCTGTGTTCTGTGGGGGTTTTTCCTTCTTACAGTTTTCAGTTATAAGATAGCCAAGGATAGAGATGAGAATCCTTTAATTACTATACTTGAGCATATCAGTATAGCCTCTGTTGTTCTTATAATCATACATTTAACAGGTGAACTGATAAGAAGATTACAGTAGGGTAAAATTACCTTGATTTATAAGTTATAACCATATAATTTAATCTAAAAAAAGAGGTTTTAAGATGGACAGGATTTCACAGCTTGCTATAAATGAAGAAGGTTTTGTTTTTGATCCTTTAACAGGTGAGAGTTTTACCGTAAACCAGACAGGGCTTTTGATACTGAAAGGGTTAAAAGAGGGGAAAACAGAAGAGGAGATCGTTGAGGAAATCGTTGAGAACTTTGAGGTCTCAAAGGATGAGGCTGAAAGGGATCTGACAGATTTTATAGAGAAGCTGAGAAGCTATAGACTCATTTAGGAGGAGGTATGGATATTAAGATAGGTGTTTCAGGGGTAAATGCTGTTGACAATCCGGGTCCCGGCATCGGTGTTGCAAAAAGCCTGAAGGAAGCCGAAGATTTTAAAGCTGAGATCATCGGTCTTGCATATGATGCTATGGAACCTGGGATATACATGGACTGGATAGTTGATAGGTCTTTCATAATGCCTTACCCATCGGGAGGACATGATGCCTTCATAAACAGACTTTACTACATAAAGGAAAATAACGGTCTTGATTTTTTTATGTCAGTTTTAGACTCTGAGCTTCCTGTCCTTATAAAGTATGCCGATGAGCTTGAGAGAAATGGGATAAAAACATTTCTCCCAACACTTGAGCAGTTTAAACTGAGAGGGAAAGACAGACTTGAGGAGATAGCAGTTAGTATAGGTATAGATATTCCAGAATCTGAGGTTGTCTCATCTGTTGACGAGCTTTTAAAAGCTGTTGATAGGATAGGACTTCCTGTTATGGTAAAAGGGGCATTTTACAAGGCTTACAGAGCTTACACAAAACAGGAGGCTGTAAATTACTTTAATAAGATCGTTGCACAGTGGGGTTATCCTGTGATTGTTCAGCAGGTTGTTACAGGTGAGGAGATGAATGTTGTTGGTGCAGGTGATGGAGAGGGGGGATCACTTGGAATGGTAGGTATAAAAAAGATCTGGATTACAGAGCTTGGCAAGATATGGACAGGTGTGACCATAAAGAATGAAAAGATGCTCTCAGCAGCTGAAAGGTTTATAAAAAAGTTTGGGTGGAGGGGGGCCTTTGAGCTTGAGTGTATTGTTGATCTGAAAAATGATAAGGTTTACCTGATAGAGATAAACCCAAGATTTCCGGCATGGTCTTACTTCGCAACAGGTGTTGGTGTGAACATACCTGCAAATATCATAAGAAAAGCGTTTGGAATGCCTGTTGTTCAGTATAAGGATTATCCCGCCGGGAAGCTTTATGTAAGGTACACAGATGATCTTGTTACAGATATGGAAAGATTCCAGAGAATAATAACAAGAGGTGAGAGCTGATGAAAAAGGTTTATGAGAAGCCTGTTATAACAAAGCTTGAGACAGGTTTTATGAATAAATTTGGGGGTTCTCCCCTTTATGCAAGAAAGATAAGAAAGGATATAGACGGCGTTCCCGTTTCTGAACTTGTTGAAAGGTACGGCTCCCCTCTATTTGTGATATCTGAAAGAAAACTGAGGGAAAGATACAGAAAGATATACAACGCCTTCTCATCAAGATACCCTAACGTCCAGTTTGGCTGGTCTTACAAAACAAACTATCTAAAGGCTGTCTGCTCAGTACTCCATCAGGAGGGGGCTATAGCTGAGGTTGTCTCAGCCTTTGAGTATGAGAAAGCGAGAAATCTCGGTATAGATGGTAAGAATATAATATTCAACGGTCCTCACAAAACCCTGGATATTCTTGAAAAGGCTGCATCTGAAGGGGCAATGATACATATAGATCATTTTGATGAGATAATTGATCTTGAGAAGATTGCAGACAGACTGGGAAAAAAGATAAAGGTAGCCATAAGGGTGAATATGGACACCGGTATACACCCACAGTGGGACAGATTTGGGTTTAATCTTGAAACGGGACAGGCTTTAGATGCTGTAAAAAGGATAGCAACAGGTGGAAAGCTTGTTCTGAATGGGCTTCACTCACATATAGGAACATTCATACTTGAGCCAGAAGCTTACGGAAAGGAAGTTGAGAAGCTTGTTAAACTTGCATATGAGATAGAGGATAACTTCGGTTTCAAGATAGAGTATCTTGATATAGGTGGTGGATTCCCTTCTAAAAACAAACTGAAGGGAACTTATCTTCCACCGGATGTTCTCGTTCCTTCAGTTGAGGAGTATGCTGAAAAGATAACTGAGGCTCTGTACTCAAATTTGAGACCTGGAGACTTTCCAAAGCTTATACTTGAGACGGGAAGAGCAATTATAGATGAGGCTGAGTATCTTATAACCACCATATTCGCATCAAAAAGACTTCCAGACGGAAGGAAGGCTTACATAGCTGATGCTGGAGTGAACATCCTTTTTACAGCTTTCTGGTATAAGTTCAATATAGAGATTGACAGAGAAGTTCAGGGGACGAACGAGCCTTCCGTTATATACGGACCTTTATGTATGAATATAGATGTTATAGACGATGGAACGATGCTCCCACCTCTTGAGAGGGGAACAAGACTGATCATATCACCTGTAGGAGCATACAACAACACACAGTGGATGCAGTTCATTGAGTACAGACCTAATGTTGTTATGATCATGGAGGATGGATCTGTTGAGATAGTCAGAGAAAGGGAAGATATCTCCGATATTGAAAGAAGGGAGAGATTACCTGAAAAACTTAGAATAAATCAGTAATGGATCTATGAGAGTAAAGATAAAAGAGGATATAAAAGCTATCTTTAACAGTTACTCTGAGATATTTTTCTTTGAGAACTATTTAGCCGGATCAGTTCTGTTTTTTCTCACATTTTTGAACCCAAA is a window of Persephonella marina EX-H1 DNA encoding:
- a CDS encoding DUF2231 domain-containing protein, producing the protein MELLSQLHPPMVHFAIALVMIGVFFDIAGFVLKKDHLKHAGFWTIVFGMLAVWGAAFTGHQAEELVEEAIKGTAAYELLEKHEEIGEILPWAVTVLGLLRIYLFFKSKDLLFIVYLIAGIVVAGVIGLQGRIGGKLVYEHGVGVKGKGVQIQEKYHNHEDEE
- a CDS encoding ATP-grasp domain-containing protein → MDIKIGVSGVNAVDNPGPGIGVAKSLKEAEDFKAEIIGLAYDAMEPGIYMDWIVDRSFIMPYPSGGHDAFINRLYYIKENNGLDFFMSVLDSELPVLIKYADELERNGIKTFLPTLEQFKLRGKDRLEEIAVSIGIDIPESEVVSSVDELLKAVDRIGLPVMVKGAFYKAYRAYTKQEAVNYFNKIVAQWGYPVIVQQVVTGEEMNVVGAGDGEGGSLGMVGIKKIWITELGKIWTGVTIKNEKMLSAAERFIKKFGWRGAFELECIVDLKNDKVYLIEINPRFPAWSYFATGVGVNIPANIIRKAFGMPVVQYKDYPAGKLYVRYTDDLVTDMERFQRIITRGES
- a CDS encoding efflux RND transporter permease subunit — translated: MIRWILQYRLLVIFALIGVISYGYYSFKTIPVDTFPDPTPLQVNIYTEAPGYSAEEVEALITKKIETVMSGIKDVEKVRSTSIPGLSYVAIFFKDGTDIYFDRRLVMEKLPEAQSQLPPGIVPIMGPNTSGLGNVLIYALITENNKYSLTDLRAIQEWLIKPILKSIDGVEDISQWGPEKAYLIKPDPEKLIQYDLTLGDIFEAVERNGGLAGGGYTKTPEGDLVVRAVASITEIDQIKEIPVKVDHGTVIRVKDLAVVEEGEVPQRRGAFTLNGEEVQGNIVLKRVHTNTKELIKKLKAEIEKINSEVLPEDVKIVILYDQSYLTDKALSTIEKALLEGIILVSIAMMIFLWNVRAAVLVILSIPFTLLIAFAVMKNLGLTADLMSLGGLAIGLGLFADATVVVIENIFRHLSHAKNRVNNKEVKLEIIKLSVQEITRPVFFAIIIIMVVFLPIFSFESVEGKYFKPLALTIIVALAASLLVAYVSMPVLAYFGLKPGSEKNVVMDFIEKIYITVLKGAMKIGLPLFVATVILFGFSVYLLTKVGTEFTPELDEGAVLLEVFLDTNISREEAKKIANVIEERAKSFDVVTNAFTTVGRAEKGEVTDVSYFEVWILLKPYREWKSMKTRKEFEEALREKLHDLPVAGLVFTQPIAMRIEELLSGVRAMIAVKVFGEDLNEINRIAMKVEEVATKIPGAVDVETEIQSGRLQLQIIPKYDQLYKYGYDVQRLLDLVGEYMAGVEVNEFRKELISFPVMIKLPEDTLDNIEKIKNIPLFRKDDGTLLRLQDVADVRIVPGFSKIRHENGLRYALVQMNLEGRDLGGFIRELEAKIKEEIKLPEGYFIKFAGQFENQERAMKRLSIVVPIAILLIFVLLYINYNSVRDSLLIMLNVPFATIGGILALYISGFHLSVPAAIGFIAVFGIATLNGVVLVSYIRQMLDEGFDIEESINRATKLRLRPILITATAASLGLLPILFTQDIGSEIQKPIAVVVIGGIFTSTFLTLILLPIVYKIVYRLTQKA
- a CDS encoding HPr-rel-A system PqqD family peptide chaperone, whose product is MDRISQLAINEEGFVFDPLTGESFTVNQTGLLILKGLKEGKTEEEIVEEIVENFEVSKDEAERDLTDFIEKLRSYRLI
- a CDS encoding TolC family protein, coding for MIRRYMFLFVLFLAGLSYGETVEQLIDYAVKNSPQIKAYRYEVESVKGDIKSAEALPNPEAYVQFGRLYSQSESGFNLTEISIHQQLRLWGTRKNAVEEALLKKSAFEYMFDFYRNQIAGEVYKKFYEALYYRELLKIKEENLNIVKSFYDFVRKNYELGEETKLNLFRAEKDLKIAQLELDQVKTEFQIRLKELSGTVGREVRSVEGDLKVIKDIKDLQIDQLPEIKYLEKLKESVEKAVLVQKGLAKPQIGVELIAGEDAAELGKYEFGIGISTTLPVFYRNEGEIIKLVGTKNSILQKIKQRKLIYRSKIEGLKQKYAILRSQLKDIDSKIIPSLSDALNLGKKSFKLKVITLFELSDLRKQYIEALVYRAQLLNEIHQAYGEYIKIGGIR
- a CDS encoding membrane protein gives rise to the protein MISYIKKGIGFGLTSGVITTLGMLIGLSAISESKAIIVGGIISIAIADAASDALGIHIAEESHEKSEARHIWTATISTFISKFVIASSFLVPLLFLDMRLAVPVCVLWGFFLLTVFSYKIAKDRDENPLITILEHISIASVVLIIIHLTGELIRRLQ
- a CDS encoding efflux RND transporter periplasmic adaptor subunit, with protein sequence MRSILYFLISFLGLSFIAFAGGGHGHGDLGEGEFELSKEIVEKLNIKWDLVKEREISLKRKYPAVVKDDLTLSEAVYSPVEGIVKKLFVKEGDPVKKGQKLALIYSPEIRKLIADIKLAQVKVRNLKAVYEREKKLYEAEVIPYGRFFTAKINYENALGELNALKESLRAYGEIEGTYLVLKSHMDGYVAVQNVVLGDSVDLSKQLFKIHSHEKLWVVALVPVGETGIFKEGMNVDILSPLGKTKGFVDFISHKVDPETKRNEVRIIGDNSNDTLKPNMFVDVLVKKKKVKGIFIPEKAVVLKDGKFYVFQKENSHVSPVEVVLGEKIDGFYRLIDGLHEGDQIIVEGVSFLKSRFLAEVEGH
- a CDS encoding alanine racemase translates to MKKVYEKPVITKLETGFMNKFGGSPLYARKIRKDIDGVPVSELVERYGSPLFVISERKLRERYRKIYNAFSSRYPNVQFGWSYKTNYLKAVCSVLHQEGAIAEVVSAFEYEKARNLGIDGKNIIFNGPHKTLDILEKAASEGAMIHIDHFDEIIDLEKIADRLGKKIKVAIRVNMDTGIHPQWDRFGFNLETGQALDAVKRIATGGKLVLNGLHSHIGTFILEPEAYGKEVEKLVKLAYEIEDNFGFKIEYLDIGGGFPSKNKLKGTYLPPDVLVPSVEEYAEKITEALYSNLRPGDFPKLILETGRAIIDEAEYLITTIFASKRLPDGRKAYIADAGVNILFTAFWYKFNIEIDREVQGTNEPSVIYGPLCMNIDVIDDGTMLPPLERGTRLIISPVGAYNNTQWMQFIEYRPNVVMIMEDGSVEIVREREDISDIERRERLPEKLRINQ